Sequence from the Paenibacillus riograndensis SBR5 genome:
GCGGCCAGGGCGTTGTAATCCAGCAGATCTGCGACCATGCGCTGCAGCCGCCCGGCCTCCAGCAGAGCAATGTCGAGGAATTCGCCGGCCTCCTCGCCTTCGACAATGCCCTCACGCACCGCATGCACCAGTCCTTTGATGGAGGTGACCGGGGTTTTCAGTTCATGAGACACCCCGGCCAGCATCACCGCCCTGGACTGCTCGAATTGCTGCAGCTTGCCCGCCATCTCCTGGAAGGAGAGCAGCAGCTCGTGAATCTCGCGCTCCTTGGCCTCCGTCTCCAGGATGATGTTATATTTCCCTCCGCTGATCTGTGAGGCCGCGGAGGCTACACGCTGAATCGGCTTCGCCAGCTTGATGGACAGGAGATAGATGGTCAGCCAGCTTAAGATAATCAGGAAGACGATCAGAATAGAGAAGAAGGTGATCTCTTCCCGGGGAATGTAGCGGAGCGAGCGTTTGGATTGCAGCACCATCACCTGTCCCAGCGTTTCGCCGTTTCCCTGAATCCGGGCGCCGGCCGCCTTGAACCCTGGACTTCGCGCCGCGTCCAGGCTGTCGTTAAGCTCGTAGCGCATCTCCTTCTCGGTCATCTCTGGCTGTGAGAAGAGCAGCTCGCCCTTGGGACCGGTGATAATGACGCACATTTCCTGCGTCAATTTGAAGAACCGCTTGCGGTCCTCAATCAGCTGATGCAGAGCCGGGGTGACATTCAGGCTGCCGTCTGCACTGACGCTGCGGTCGGCTATCTCCTGGGCGAGCAGGGCCGTGGTCTGCATCCGGTTGCTCATCGCCTCCTGCTGAATCCACCAAAAGGTCACAAGCGCGGTGAGCAGGAGGCCGGTGCCAATAATCAGCAGATAACGGACCGTCCAGTAGGAGAGGATGGAGGTGTGCTTTTTCCGCTTCTGCTTCCGCTTCAGGTGGTCCATAATTGATACCCCGTTCCTCTAAGCGTGCGGATTTCGCCTTCTTCGGCAGGCCAGTGCGAAAGGGCCTGGCGCAGCCTTTTGATCGACAGATCCACCGCCCGGTCGCTTCCGTCATAGTCCATTTCCCATACATGCTCCAGCAGCTGATCCCTGGTGCAGATCTGATTCGGGCGCTCTGCGAGGAAGAGCAGCACCGACAGATCGCGGGGGCTTAAGGATACCTCGGCCCCGTTCAGGAATACACTGCGGGCGCCAAAATCTATAAACAGGCTGCCGTAATGGCGCTTGCGGCTGCCGTCGGACCACTGTGAAGGGCGGCGCAGCACCGCATTTACGCGGGCCACCACCTCTTCGGGAATGAAGGGCTTGGACATGTAATCGTCGGCCCCTCCGTCCAGTCCGGCCAGACGGTCGCCGATAGAGTCTCTGGCCGTCAGCATAATCACGGGACAGCTGCTTTTCTCACGGATCAGACCCAGCAGCTCGAAGCCATCCATATTCGGCAGATTAATATCGAGCAGAATCAGGGAAGGCGGTGCAGTCTCAAAGGCTTCCAGCGCGGTGCGCCCGTCTGCAGCGAGGGTGACCTGAAAGCCCGCCTTTTTGAGATAGGCCGCAAGCACGCGGGCAATCGCTTCCTCATCTTCGACAATCAGAATGGATTTCATCATAGATACTCCAGTCTCCTTAACAGCATTCAACGGTTAGTTAAAATTACGACAATTTTACCACAATGCCGTTCACGCTGCTTTGACTTATTCCCGACATATTGCTTTGTTAGAATGGGAACCAAGCCATAGACGGCATTTGCAAAAATTTGGATGGAGGGAATAGGATGAAGAAAAAAACAATCGCCATAACCGCTGCCGGAGTCGTTATCGCAGGAGCTATTACAGCATTTACACTACTCAATAACACCCTGGGCAATAATGTTGAAATCGAGTCCGTTATTCCGGCACAGGAGACAGGAGCGTCAAGCGGCACGAACACGGCGGATGCAGCAGCCGCACCGGCAGGAGCCGCCGTTACAGCAGAGCAGTTAAATGGTGCCTGGAACATCGCTGACACCTCAAAAGTATACTGGTCGGTAACGACCTCCAAGGAAACCGTCAATTTCGTAGACCCGGCAGTTACAGGAACCTGGAATGTGAACCTGGACGACGCGGGCGCGATGACCGGCGAAGGAACGGTAGAGATGAGCGCCCTGGACTCCGGCAACGCGCAGAGGGACGAGCATGTAAAAGGAGCGGACTTCCTGTCCGTCACAGAATTCCCGCAGTCCACCTTTACCGTCAAATCCTTCTCGGAGCTGCCGGCGGAATGGACGGAAGGTACAGCAGTACCGGTTCAGCTGCAAGGCACGATGACAGTAAAAGGCATTGAAAAAGAGGTCACCTTTGATTCCCAGGCCGTATACAGCGGCGGGCAGCTTATGCTCTCAGGTACAACCACTGTAACCTTTGAGGATTTCGGCATGGCCAACCCGCACTCAATTGTACTGGACACCGAAAATAATCTGGAGGTCCGCCTGGAGCTTGTACTGTCGAAATAACAGGACTATACAGAGTGAACTTGAAAAACGAACAAAAGGGAAAAGGGATGGAGGGGAAGTTTGGATACTTACGGAGCGAATGCGTCCGCCTAAAAGCTTTCCTACGGAAAGCTCGCTATCTTCAGCATAGGCAGTCTGCGGATTTCCACCGCGAACAGCGGTACAAATCAAGAAATCTGCAGATGGGCAGCGGCCGGAAGTCCAAACATTCTCCGGAGTCCCGACGAAGTCCCTAATGTAAAGATCTTAAGTTCACTCTATATAGCTCAGTGAAAACAATAAAAAACTCTTCCCGGCTGCACCCTATTAGCAGCTTTCGGGAAGGGTTTTTTTGATTTTCGCTGGATATCCAATCTGCTGAGAGGTATATTTTTACTTATACTGTGTGAAGGGGGAAGCTCTGTGATTGAAGTAGCAGCGGCGATTATACATAACGATGAAGGCTGTATCCTGATCGCCCGGCGGCGGCAGGGCAAATCACAGGCGGGCTTGTGGGAATTTCCCGGTGGCAAGCTGGAGGACGGCGAAGACGCGCCGGCTTGCCTGCGCAGAGAGCTGATGGAGGAGATGGGCATCGCGATCCTCCCTTACGCGGCTTTTGGAGTGAATGAGCATGACTATGACGGATTCACGATCAGGCTGATGGCCTGGGAGGCCGAATTTCTGGAAGGCAGAATCACGCTGAGCGACCATGACGCTTTCCGCTGGGTGACTGCGAAGGAGCTGGACGGGTTTGCTTTTGCTCCGGCAGATATCCCTTTTGTGAACAGGCTGCTGGAGCCGTTAAGGTAAGCGGGCCAGCAGACGATATACTATATAATGGAAGGTGAAGAGTACATACTTGAGCTGCGGATTTTAAAAGCGGATTTATTTGCTGCGGGTAGA
This genomic interval carries:
- a CDS encoding sensor histidine kinase, which produces MDHLKRKQKRKKHTSILSYWTVRYLLIIGTGLLLTALVTFWWIQQEAMSNRMQTTALLAQEIADRSVSADGSLNVTPALHQLIEDRKRFFKLTQEMCVIITGPKGELLFSQPEMTEKEMRYELNDSLDAARSPGFKAAGARIQGNGETLGQVMVLQSKRSLRYIPREEITFFSILIVFLIILSWLTIYLLSIKLAKPIQRVASAASQISGGKYNIILETEAKEREIHELLLSFQEMAGKLQQFEQSRAVMLAGVSHELKTPVTSIKGLVHAVREGIVEGEEAGEFLDIALLEAGRLQRMVADLLDYNALAAGIVAIRHDRLEAVPLLEEIVYQWKLTQDGEVCTPELQLPRQPLFLRGDPLRIQQILVNLLNNSVQAKLPGQMLQLDLRLEENPQGYAEITVTDNGTGIPEENRERIFEAFFRSSGKQSTLRGLGLGLTFSRLLAEAMGGSLRLGDGPEQGCTFVITLPLWR
- a CDS encoding response regulator transcription factor; protein product: MKSILIVEDEEAIARVLAAYLKKAGFQVTLAADGRTALEAFETAPPSLILLDINLPNMDGFELLGLIREKSSCPVIMLTARDSIGDRLAGLDGGADDYMSKPFIPEEVVARVNAVLRRPSQWSDGSRKRHYGSLFIDFGARSVFLNGAEVSLSPRDLSVLLFLAERPNQICTRDQLLEHVWEMDYDGSDRAVDLSIKRLRQALSHWPAEEGEIRTLRGTGYQLWTT
- a CDS encoding YceI family protein, whose translation is MKKKTIAITAAGVVIAGAITAFTLLNNTLGNNVEIESVIPAQETGASSGTNTADAAAAPAGAAVTAEQLNGAWNIADTSKVYWSVTTSKETVNFVDPAVTGTWNVNLDDAGAMTGEGTVEMSALDSGNAQRDEHVKGADFLSVTEFPQSTFTVKSFSELPAEWTEGTAVPVQLQGTMTVKGIEKEVTFDSQAVYSGGQLMLSGTTTVTFEDFGMANPHSIVLDTENNLEVRLELVLSK
- a CDS encoding (deoxy)nucleoside triphosphate pyrophosphohydrolase, which gives rise to MIEVAAAIIHNDEGCILIARRRQGKSQAGLWEFPGGKLEDGEDAPACLRRELMEEMGIAILPYAAFGVNEHDYDGFTIRLMAWEAEFLEGRITLSDHDAFRWVTAKELDGFAFAPADIPFVNRLLEPLR